One stretch of Diabrotica undecimpunctata isolate CICGRU chromosome 5, icDiaUnde3, whole genome shotgun sequence DNA includes these proteins:
- the LOC140440879 gene encoding uncharacterized protein isoform X1, with amino-acid sequence MNDNDGFRYPRNPLSTNHNHKGNDLSSERKRSQRGTDVINFIDRNIRRASKTQKIEYDLEEPDNNCSRRGSRKSSTPSTKSPPPSRNRRSTPIVEENVPKPTENNTVMKDVTQKVSNSPRGSKGSNHLQSKNLFQRYLNDDFPETENKSTKPSGKGYGKHNIKLTTCKACMEKWKEPLPAPKTPKVKKSSVVPNIEDDPLKTNSKNRVDVLINKELYTLDSYNRRFSSKSCGSRSSTKDRSSDSNENANRNPVVLAKKQQEIRDKEAQKKLERFLKEPI; translated from the exons ATGAATGACAATGACGGGTTTCG gtACCCAAGAAATCCTTTATCCACCAATCacaaccataaaggaaatgactTATCTTCGGAAAGAAAAAGGTCCCAGAGAGGTACAGACGTTATTAATTTTATCGATAGAAACATCAGG CGAGCTAGTAAAACCCAGAAAATTGAGTACGATCTTGAAGAACCAGATAATAATTGCTCTCGACGTGGGTCTAGAAAATCTAGTACGCCCAGTACAAAGTCCCCACCTCCGTCAAGAAATAGAAGGAGCACACCCATAGTTGAGGAAAATGTACCAAAGCCGACAGAAAACAATACAGTAATGAAAGATGTGACCCAAAAAGTATCAAATTCTCCACGA gGCTCAAAAGGAAGTAACCATTTGCAAAGCAAGAATTTGTTCCAGAGGTATCTTAACGATGATTTTCCAGAAACTGAAAATAAATCCACTAAACCATCTGGCAAAGGGTATGGAAAGCATAATATCAAACTGACAACATGTAAGGCTTGTATGGAGAAATGGAAGGAGCCTTTACCTGCACCAAAAACTCCAAA GGTGAAGAAGTCCAGCGTGGTACCCAATATAGAAGATGATCCGCTCAAAACTAACAGTAAGAACAGAGTGGACGTGCTCATCAATAAAGAACTCTACACACTGGACTCTTATAACAGAAGGTTCTCGTCGAAAAGCTGTGGCAGTAGATCGTCTACAAAAGACCGATCTAGTGATTCTAACGAAAACGCTAACCGTAATCCGGTGGTTTTGGCTAAAAAACAACAAGAGATTCGAGACAAGGAGGCGCAGAAGAAGTTAGAACGATTTTTAAAGgaaccaatttaa
- the LOC140440879 gene encoding uncharacterized protein isoform X2, translating to MYPRNPLSTNHNHKGNDLSSERKRSQRGTDVINFIDRNIRRASKTQKIEYDLEEPDNNCSRRGSRKSSTPSTKSPPPSRNRRSTPIVEENVPKPTENNTVMKDVTQKVSNSPRGSKGSNHLQSKNLFQRYLNDDFPETENKSTKPSGKGYGKHNIKLTTCKACMEKWKEPLPAPKTPKVKKSSVVPNIEDDPLKTNSKNRVDVLINKELYTLDSYNRRFSSKSCGSRSSTKDRSSDSNENANRNPVVLAKKQQEIRDKEAQKKLERFLKEPI from the exons AT gtACCCAAGAAATCCTTTATCCACCAATCacaaccataaaggaaatgactTATCTTCGGAAAGAAAAAGGTCCCAGAGAGGTACAGACGTTATTAATTTTATCGATAGAAACATCAGG CGAGCTAGTAAAACCCAGAAAATTGAGTACGATCTTGAAGAACCAGATAATAATTGCTCTCGACGTGGGTCTAGAAAATCTAGTACGCCCAGTACAAAGTCCCCACCTCCGTCAAGAAATAGAAGGAGCACACCCATAGTTGAGGAAAATGTACCAAAGCCGACAGAAAACAATACAGTAATGAAAGATGTGACCCAAAAAGTATCAAATTCTCCACGA gGCTCAAAAGGAAGTAACCATTTGCAAAGCAAGAATTTGTTCCAGAGGTATCTTAACGATGATTTTCCAGAAACTGAAAATAAATCCACTAAACCATCTGGCAAAGGGTATGGAAAGCATAATATCAAACTGACAACATGTAAGGCTTGTATGGAGAAATGGAAGGAGCCTTTACCTGCACCAAAAACTCCAAA GGTGAAGAAGTCCAGCGTGGTACCCAATATAGAAGATGATCCGCTCAAAACTAACAGTAAGAACAGAGTGGACGTGCTCATCAATAAAGAACTCTACACACTGGACTCTTATAACAGAAGGTTCTCGTCGAAAAGCTGTGGCAGTAGATCGTCTACAAAAGACCGATCTAGTGATTCTAACGAAAACGCTAACCGTAATCCGGTGGTTTTGGCTAAAAAACAACAAGAGATTCGAGACAAGGAGGCGCAGAAGAAGTTAGAACGATTTTTAAAGgaaccaatttaa